A region of the Paracoccus pantotrophus genome:
TTTACGCCTTCCTGGACCGGTTGCGCGAGGCGCGGATGGTGCCCGAGCCCAAGGACTATCGCAGCTGGCGCAACCAGATGAGCACGCTGGAGGCCGCGGCCTCCTCGGGGCACCATGTCGAGATGTGGTCGCTGCCCGGCGGGCAGACCTATCGCGTGACCGGCCGGCCGCATCCCGACGGCGCGGTGGCCTTCCTGTTCGAGGACATCACCTCGGAAATCTCGCTGACCCGCAAGTTCCGTGCCGACCTGTCGCTGGGCGCCGAGGTGCTGGACGCGCTTGAGGATGCGGTGGCGGTCTTTGCCGCCAATGGCGAGCTGCTGATCTCGAACCGCCGTTATGCCGAGCTTTGGGGCGCCGCCGCCCCCGGCACGCTGGAGGGCCATGTCCAGGTCTGGACCCAGGCCTGCGGTGCCAGCCCCGGCCTGGTCGCCCTGCGCGAGGCGCTGAACGCGGCGCTGCCGGAGGAACCGCTGCGCGGCGCCATGGCCGGGCCGGCGGGCGGGCTGTTGTCCTGGGGGCTGCGCGGACTGTCCGGCGCCCGCCTGCTGCTCAGCTTTGCCGCCCCGGTGCCCAGCCTGCCGGTCGGGCGCGAACTGCCCGGCGCGGCCGAGAAGCCCGAGCCGGCCGGAAATACGGCGATGCAGCGCGCCCTGACCGGCTGATCGGGTCTTGCCCCGCGGGCGCGGCTGCGCTTTTTTGGCCGAAACCTGTCGGAGAGGGGTCATGGCGGCAAGCGGGCGGATGGCGAATGCGGGGGAACGGCGGTGACTGCGGGGCCCGATCTTCTGGCCGGGCGGCGGGTGCTGTTCGTCATGGCCGTGGATGCCGAATACGGCCCGCAGCTGCGGGCGCGGATCTCGCCGCTGATGACCGGCGTCGGCCCGGTCGAGGCGGCGGTCGCGCTGACCGCGGCGCTCTCGGGCCTGGAGGCGCGGGGCGCGTTGCCGGATCTGGTGGTCTCGCTGGGCTCTGCCGGTTCGCGCCGGCTTGCGCAGCTGGGCGTCTACCAGGTCGCCTCGCTGGAATATCGCGACATGGATGCCTCGGCCCTGGGTTTCGCCAGGGGCGAGACGCCGCTTTCGGGCCTGCCGGTGCGCGTGGATTTGCCCTTGCAGATCCCCGGCCTCGCCTCGGCCAGCCTGGCGACCGGGGCCAGCATCGTCAGCGGTGCCGCCTATGACGCCATTGCCGCCGATATGGTCGATATGGAAAGCTTTGCGGTGCTGCGCGCCTGCCAGCGTTACGGCCTGCCGATGATCGGGTTGCGCGGCATTTCGGACGGGGCCGAGGAACTGGCGCAGCTCTCGGACTGGACACGCTATCTGCACCTGGTCGACGAGCGGCTGGCCGAAGCCGTGGACCGGCTGGCCGAGGCGCTGGAGCGGGGCGAACTGGCGCTGTAAGGCGCGCAGGCAGCCGTCGCATCGCGCCCCCGACATCCTCGCCGCGTCGCGGGGGCAATCATGGCGGGCGTCATCGGGGCAGGCCGGCTTGGGCCAAGATGCGCCGGCCGCCGCCCTGCAGGATGTCGCCATCGCCCGGCACCGGCGCGGCGATAGGGGCTATGGCATCGTCGCCGGCGATCCCGATCCCCGCCGGGCTGCGCATCATCGACCCGTCGACCGAAAGCGTGAAGGGTCTGAACAGCCTTCGCTGCCCCTGCCGGCGGGCAAGGCGCCTAGTCGCCGCCGATCAGCACCTGCCCCTCGGGCCAGCGCATCGTGGTGGTCAGGGTGATGTTGCGCTCCTCCCCCGCGCCGATCCGGCCGTTCCAGACCAGGAGCCCGCGCTTGCCGTCCGGGTCGGTTTCGTCGGGGTTGGGATCGGCGGACCAGTCGATGCGCAGGTTTTCCTGGGTCGAGACCGGCACGCGGTCGATCACCCGCAGCGGCCATTCTTCGCCCGTCAGGTTGCGCACCATCAGGATCGCGGTTTCCCGCCGCTCCGAGGATTTCGAGATCAGCCCGCGATTACCCTCGATCTCGTCGGGGACGCGGCGTTCCAGCTGGATGCCGGTCAGCGGGCCGAAACCCAGCTTCATGTCGTCCCCGGCGGCGGTCAGGTCCAGCGCGCCGCGCCCGACCATGGCGCCATCGGCATAGAAGCTCGCGTCGCCCGGCAGGATCACCGCCCCGGTGGAGTTCACCGTATCCGCCACCAGATAGGCGGTGTCGTCGCGTCGCGGCACCGCCTCGGCGACGATCTCGGGCGCCAGTTCGTGCCGATCCAGCGGCAGGCGCAGCGCATCGGCGCCGGTACGCATATCCACCGGCGTCGGATAGTCATAGACCACGGTTTCGCCCACCAGGCCGGTCAGGGCCGCGCCGGCCACGGGTGCCGGCGCGGCGGCGACGTGTTCCATCGAATCCATGGCGGCTTCGGCCATAGGCGCGGCTGAGCGGCTGTAAAGCTTGGCCTCGGGGTCGCCGATGCGCGGGAAATCCGGCTGCAACTCGCTGGGCGCCGACTGGTCCATCGGCCGGGCGGTGGACAGGACCAGATGCACGCCGCGCCAGTCCTCGCCGGTATCCTGCCGCACCAGCAAGCCGCGATCCAGCCGCAGCCTGCCCTCCTTGCGCTGCAGGGTGAGGTCGTAGACCGGCCTCCAGCTCGCCGCGCCGGTCAGGCTGGTGATGCGGATGCGGGCCGGCTGGCCCTGCCCCTGCACGGCGATCACCAGCGCGCCGCGATCCGCGTCCGGGCCGCGCAGCGCCGCGAGCCGGGCCTCGGCGCGGGCCAGGTCCTCGGCCAGTTCCTCGCGTCCCGCATCGGCGGCCTCGGCCTCGAGCCTGGCGCGGATGGCGGTCCGGCGCGCTTGCAGCAACTGCTCGCCCACCATGCGGGTCAGGGCGGCGATGTCGGTGGTGCTGGCGGCGTCGGATTCGGCCAGCTTCATCAGGAACGCGATGCTGTCCTCGGCCGCCTCGGCCCGTGCCTTGATCTCGGCCACGCCGGCATCGCGTTCGGCCAGCGCGGCCTTCAGGCGGCGGACCTCGTCCTCGGCGGCGCGCAGTTCGGGGGATTTCGCCGGGGTTTCCGGCAGGGCGCGTTCCTGCTGGAAGCCGGTTGCGCCGATCACCGCGCCCTCGGCCGAAATGCGCAGGCTGGCGGGGTCGAGACCCGCGGGCATGCCGGGGATCACCAGCTCATGCGCGCCGGCGGGCAGGTCCAGGTCGGCCTCGCGGGTGACGCCGGCGCCCCAGGGATAGACGGTGAC
Encoded here:
- a CDS encoding 5'-methylthioadenosine/S-adenosylhomocysteine nucleosidase (Enables the cleavage of the glycosidic bond in both 5'-methylthioadenosine and S-adenosylhomocysteine); amino-acid sequence: MTAGPDLLAGRRVLFVMAVDAEYGPQLRARISPLMTGVGPVEAAVALTAALSGLEARGALPDLVVSLGSAGSRRLAQLGVYQVASLEYRDMDASALGFARGETPLSGLPVRVDLPLQIPGLASASLATGASIVSGAAYDAIAADMVDMESFAVLRACQRYGLPMIGLRGISDGAEELAQLSDWTRYLHLVDERLAEAVDRLAEALERGELAL
- a CDS encoding DUF4139 domain-containing protein, which encodes MRHLLISTAILLAGPALADRIETTARVTEVTVYPWGAGVTREADLDLPAGAHELVIPGMPAGLDPASLRISAEGAVIGATGFQQERALPETPAKSPELRAAEDEVRRLKAALAERDAGVAEIKARAEAAEDSIAFLMKLAESDAASTTDIAALTRMVGEQLLQARRTAIRARLEAEAADAGREELAEDLARAEARLAALRGPDADRGALVIAVQGQGQPARIRITSLTGAASWRPVYDLTLQRKEGRLRLDRGLLVRQDTGEDWRGVHLVLSTARPMDQSAPSELQPDFPRIGDPEAKLYSRSAAPMAEAAMDSMEHVAAAPAPVAGAALTGLVGETVVYDYPTPVDMRTGADALRLPLDRHELAPEIVAEAVPRRDDTAYLVADTVNSTGAVILPGDASFYADGAMVGRGALDLTAAGDDMKLGFGPLTGIQLERRVPDEIEGNRGLISKSSERRETAILMVRNLTGEEWPLRVIDRVPVSTQENLRIDWSADPNPDETDPDGKRGLLVWNGRIGAGEERNITLTTTMRWPEGQVLIGGD